Proteins co-encoded in one Arachis hypogaea cultivar Tifrunner chromosome 13, arahy.Tifrunner.gnm2.J5K5, whole genome shotgun sequence genomic window:
- the LOC112732956 gene encoding uncharacterized protein: MAFRPTMGQWIALLRGASGAAYSTRSTVPKMKAHAPSADYGYIHKQQHRKTPKGDFVPVYVAIGMIALSTGLGLHTAWQQLRNSPTVRVKKQRRETLPEVVEPEHVAEESDHFFKSSFFRKVAHVQDRSYPDKELIPDSIRRDAYAYKPRIETLKSVGVDPAHT; the protein is encoded by the exons ATGGCTTTCAGGCCTACG ATGGGTCAATGGATAGCACTGTTAAGAGGAGCAAGCGGGGCTGCATATAGCACAAGGTCAACAGTGCCGAAGATGAAGGCACATGCTCCTTCGGCTGATTATGGATACATCCACAAGCAACAGCATAGGAAGACACCAAAAGGGGACTTCGTTCCGGTGTATGTGGCGATAGGGATGATAGCGTTGTCAACAGGGCTAGGCCTGCACACAGCATGGCAACAGCTGAGGAATTCTCCAACGGTGCGTGTGAAGAAGCAGAGGAGGGAGACACTCCCTGAGGTGGTGGAGCCTGAGCACGTTGCTGAGGAATCTGACCACTTCTTCAAGAGCTCCTTCTTCAGGAAAGTGGCTCACGTGCAGGATCGTAGCTACCCTGATAAGGAACTCATTCCTGATTCTATCCGCAGAGATGCTTATGCTTATAAGCCTCGTATTGAAACTCTCAAGTCTGTTGGTGTTGATCCAGCTCATACATGA
- the LOC112732955 gene encoding pentatricopeptide repeat-containing protein At5g61800-like — MTKPNMNTTALAMIKQCRNIRQLQQVHAYTITTGALPLNPVTILNNILVTLTNLIANANTCSHSISSLTYALSLFHSIANPNTFSYNNLIRIHTLLSSPSSALYNFITLRRLSLAPDFHTFPFAFKACSLLPSSSSISIALSLHSQAFKFGFLANPFSLNALICVYSLHRRVHDAHKLFNESSHRDVVSYNAMVHGFVKIGETTRARELFDEMPERDSVSWGTMIAGYSNAKLCYEAIDLFNEMIGLGIRPDNIALVNVLSACAQTGELEQGRIVHDYITRNGIRIDSYLATGLVDLYAKCGCLEKARDAFESCNDKDVFTWNAMLIGLAIHGKGLTLLDYFSRMIAAGVKPDGITFLGVLVGCSHAGLVDEARKLFNDMESVYGVGREHKHYGCMADMLGRAGLLEEAVEMIKGMPSGGDVFAWGGLLGGCRIHGNVEVAKKAAQQIMKIKPEDGGVYSVMANIYAHTEQWDDLAKIRRSFGANRRAKKINGLSSVRLDDVN; from the coding sequence ATGACGAAACCAAACATGAATACAACAGCATTAGCCATGATCAAGCAATGCAGAAACATAAGACAACTCCAGCAAGTCCACGCCTACACCATCACCACCGGAGCATTGCCCCTAAACCCCGTAACCATCCTCAACAACATCCTCGTCACGCTCACAAACTTAATCGCCAACGCCAACACTTGTTCCCATTCCATTTCTTCGTTAACCTACGCACTCTCCCTTTTCCACTCCATCGCAAACCCCAACACATTCTCTTACAACAACCTTATCAGAATCCACACCCTCCTCTCCTCCCCTTCCTCCGCCCTCTACAACTTCATCACCCTCCGCCGCCTCTCCCTCGCCCCTGACTTCCACACCTTCCCTTTTGCGTTCAAGGCATGTTCCctcctcccttcttcttcttccatctcCATCGCCCTCTCGCTACACTCCCAGGCCTTCAAATTCGGCTTTCTTGCCAATCCTTTCTCCCTCAACGCCCTCATATGCGTTTACTCCCTCCATCGCCGCGTCCACGATGCCCACAAGCTGTTCAACGAGAGTTCTCACAGGGATGTTGTCTCTTATAATGCCATGGTTCATGGGTTCGTTAAAATTGGTGAGACTACGCGCGCGCGGGAACTGTTTGACGAAATGCCAGAACGAGATTCTGTTTCTTGGGGCACCATGATTGCCGGTTATAGCAACGCGAAGCTGTGTTATGAAGCCATTGATTTGTTTAATGAGATGATTGGATTGGGGATTAGGCCAGATAATATAGCTCTGGTAAATGTTCTCTCGGCTTGTGCTCAAACGGGAGAGTTGGAACAGGGTAGGATAGTGCATGATTACATTACAAGGAATGGGATTCGGATTGATTCGTATCTGGCCACTGGGTTGGTGGACCTGTATGCAAAGTGTGGCTGTCTTGAGAAGGCAAGGGATGCGTTCGAGTCATGCAATGATAAAGATGTGTTCACGTGGAATGCCATGCTTATTGGGCTTGCAATTCATGGTAAAGGTTTAACTTTGCTGGATTATTTCTCTAGGATGATTGCTGCAGGAGTTAAGCCTGATGGGATCACCTTCCTGGGTGTTTTGGTGGGGTGCAGCCATGCAGGTCTGGTTGATGAAGCAAGAAAGCTTTTCAATGACATGGAAAGTGTGTATGGGGTTGGTAGAGAGCACAAGCATTATGGGTGCATGGCTGATATGTTGGGGAGAGCAGGGTTGCTTGAAGAGGCTGTTGAGATGATAAAAGGGATGCCAAGTGGTGGAGATGTGTTTGCGTGGGGTGGGTTGCTGGGTGGGTGTAGGATCCATGGAAACGTTGAGGTTGCAAAAAAAGCAGCACAGCAAATCATGAAGATAAAGCCTGAGGATGGCGGGGTTTATTCTGTAATGGCTAATATTTATGCTCATACAGAGCAATGGGATGATTTAGCTAAAATTAGGCGATCATTCGGTGCCAACAGGAGGGCCAAGAAGATTAATGGCCTCAGTTCAGTCAGATTGGATGACGTAAACTAG